From Paenibacillus physcomitrellae, the proteins below share one genomic window:
- a CDS encoding PHP domain-containing protein, giving the protein MNQQQSRADLHTHTTASDGLNSPADNVRMAKENGLAAIAITDHDTVAGIDEALEAGKKLGMVVVPGIEISTRVDDTDIHVLGYFINHHDPVLKQRLSELRNAREQRNEAILTNLQKLGIPLGRGDVLKELGRELQEGESLGRPHIAAVLVAKGYAADIRDAFDRYLAEGAAAYANVPRIAPQQAFEWIREAGGAPVIAHPGIYGQDALIQSLLESGKPAGLEVFHSDHSPEDEQRYGEWAARYGLIATGGSDFHGSRNGTVFHGELGSRTVTLQVVKLLKEV; this is encoded by the coding sequence ATGAATCAGCAGCAGAGCCGGGCCGATTTGCATACGCACACCACTGCTTCAGATGGACTGAATTCTCCTGCCGACAATGTCCGGATGGCCAAGGAGAATGGGCTGGCCGCTATCGCCATTACGGACCATGATACGGTGGCCGGCATCGATGAAGCCTTGGAGGCCGGAAAGAAGCTTGGAATGGTGGTCGTTCCCGGCATAGAAATCAGTACCCGGGTTGATGACACTGATATTCATGTACTTGGCTATTTCATTAATCACCATGATCCGGTATTGAAGCAGCGGCTTAGTGAGCTGAGAAATGCGAGAGAGCAGCGGAATGAAGCTATTCTGACTAACCTGCAGAAGCTCGGCATTCCTCTCGGGAGGGGGGACGTGCTCAAGGAGCTGGGGCGGGAGCTTCAGGAAGGAGAAAGCCTGGGGCGCCCCCATATCGCAGCGGTATTGGTGGCTAAAGGTTATGCGGCCGATATCCGCGACGCTTTCGACCGTTACTTGGCAGAAGGTGCTGCAGCTTATGCCAACGTGCCGAGAATTGCGCCGCAGCAGGCCTTTGAATGGATTCGGGAGGCAGGAGGCGCTCCAGTGATTGCGCATCCGGGGATCTACGGCCAGGATGCTTTAATCCAGTCTCTTCTGGAAAGCGGCAAACCTGCCGGCCTCGAAGTGTTCCATTCGGATCATTCGCCGGAGGATGAACAGCGTTACGGGGAATGGGCGGCTCGTTACGGCCTGATTGCGACCGGCGGTTCCGACTTCCATGGCAGCCGAAACGGGACTGTTTTCCATGGGGAGCTTGGCAGCCGGACGGTGACATTACAAGTTGTTAAATTATTGAAGGAGGTGTAG
- a CDS encoding selenium metabolism-associated LysR family transcriptional regulator — translation MALNYHQLHIFYNVAKLGSFSAAAQSLHMTQPAVTMQMQSLEEHFGCKLLIRSTKGIELTEAGQTLLPFAVRSLELMRETEDAMSRFTHQLEGRLHLGASLTIGEYILPRLLGPFGHQYPHIQIMLKVMNTSQIVDYILQHQLTFGLVEAPVDHPDIQIEPVMEDELKLVVPSGHELDLPDGVELEQVVRYPFVLREKGSGTRQVMEEEMQRCGVGAGDLNVVMELGSTGAVKSAVEAGFGITMLSPSSIKHELALGLLRVVPIRNASFKRRFFSIHLKSTLLPISAVTFLNFIKQPMTEVKGGV, via the coding sequence ATGGCGCTTAACTATCATCAGCTTCATATATTCTATAATGTGGCCAAGCTCGGGAGCTTCTCAGCAGCGGCCCAGTCGCTCCATATGACCCAGCCGGCGGTAACGATGCAGATGCAGTCCCTGGAAGAACACTTTGGATGCAAACTGCTAATCCGTTCAACGAAAGGCATTGAGCTGACGGAGGCGGGACAAACGCTGCTGCCGTTTGCCGTTCGCAGCCTGGAACTGATGAGGGAAACGGAGGACGCGATGTCCCGGTTCACACATCAGTTGGAAGGACGGCTGCACCTGGGCGCCAGCCTGACGATCGGCGAATACATTTTGCCAAGGCTGCTCGGCCCTTTTGGCCACCAATACCCGCATATTCAAATTATGCTGAAAGTGATGAACACCTCGCAAATTGTGGATTACATCCTGCAGCATCAGCTCACATTCGGGCTGGTTGAGGCGCCGGTTGATCATCCTGATATTCAAATAGAACCGGTAATGGAAGACGAACTGAAGCTTGTTGTTCCGTCAGGTCATGAACTGGACCTCCCGGACGGCGTTGAGCTGGAGCAGGTCGTCAGATATCCGTTTGTACTTCGGGAGAAAGGCTCGGGGACCAGACAGGTTATGGAAGAGGAAATGCAGCGGTGCGGAGTGGGTGCCGGGGATTTGAACGTAGTGATGGAGCTGGGAAGTACCGGAGCGGTAAAATCAGCGGTAGAAGCGGGATTCGGCATCACGATGTTATCCCCCTCCTCCATCAAACATGAACTTGCGTTAGGTTTGCTGCGGGTGGTCCCCATCCGGAATGCTTCGTTCAAGCGGAGATTCTTCTCCATACATTTGAAATCTACGCTGCTGCCTATTTCGGCCGTAACGTTTCTGAACTTTATAAAGCAGCCCATGACTGAGGTTAAAGGAGGAGTCTAA
- a CDS encoding YlbG family protein: MFPERAGFIIWVSDLKAARNLDKYGNVLYLSRRMHYVVMYVNADRAEDIMKNVRKLSYVRKIERSYRNEIKTEYNKNVPDKTQYYGL; encoded by the coding sequence ATGTTTCCGGAACGAGCGGGATTTATTATTTGGGTCAGTGATTTGAAAGCGGCCAGAAACCTGGATAAATACGGTAATGTCTTGTATCTGTCCAGAAGAATGCATTATGTGGTCATGTACGTGAATGCCGACCGGGCAGAGGATATTATGAAGAATGTCCGCAAGTTATCCTACGTGCGCAAGATCGAGAGATCTTATCGCAACGAGATCAAAACCGAATACAACAAAAACGTGCCGGACAAGACCCAGTACTACGGGCTTTAG
- a CDS encoding YlbF family regulator, protein MSVSELRTVDMAQMLTYAYELGDMINHSVCVTDYLYWKQKIENDEQIQSCVRKLASKKELFEETQRFGHFHPNYHEAKDKVAEVEQELEQFEAVRRFKLAEQELDGMLHEMSEMIAYSVSQSIKVPSNDPNPKGGCGGGGSCGCGG, encoded by the coding sequence ATGAGCGTATCTGAATTGCGAACGGTCGATATGGCCCAAATGCTGACATACGCCTATGAATTGGGCGATATGATCAACCATTCGGTTTGTGTGACCGACTACTTATATTGGAAGCAGAAGATCGAGAACGATGAGCAGATTCAAAGCTGCGTTCGCAAGCTGGCTTCCAAAAAAGAACTTTTCGAGGAGACCCAGCGTTTTGGTCACTTTCATCCCAACTATCATGAAGCAAAGGATAAAGTGGCTGAGGTAGAGCAGGAACTGGAGCAGTTTGAGGCGGTAAGGAGATTTAAGCTTGCCGAGCAAGAGCTGGACGGTATGCTGCATGAGATGTCGGAGATGATTGCTTACTCCGTTTCTCAATCGATCAAGGTGCCAAGCAACGATCCGAATCCGAAAGGCGGATGCGGAGGGGGCGGTTCTTGCGGCTGCGGCGGCTAG